In the Synechococcales cyanobacterium T60_A2020_003 genome, one interval contains:
- a CDS encoding ABC transporter permease: MTSAKSRFSGLLRLSKRPSLSTQFMRIGLVITIAFVAIALLAPLLQSWGWIQDPVEALANPIHEPPSTAHWFGTSRQGYDVFSRTLFGSRAALQVVVLATVLSMVVGVPLGMVSGYLGGRVDRVLLFLMDAIYTLPGLLLSVTLAFVVGRGILNAAIALSIAYVPQYYRVVRNHTVSIKTELFIEAAQAMGAPTWVVLSRYLFLNVIQSVPVLFTLNAADAVLILGGLGFLGLGLPEQTPEWGADLRQALDALPTGIWWTALFPGLAMTFLVVGLSLVGEGLNEFVNPLLRREQEG; encoded by the coding sequence ATGACTTCAGCCAAATCGAGATTTTCTGGACTGTTGCGGCTGTCTAAACGCCCCAGTCTCTCCACGCAGTTCATGCGGATTGGACTGGTGATTACGATCGCGTTTGTGGCGATCGCCCTATTGGCACCCCTACTACAATCCTGGGGATGGATTCAAGATCCCGTGGAGGCGTTGGCAAATCCAATTCACGAGCCACCCTCCACCGCCCACTGGTTTGGGACGAGTCGCCAAGGCTATGATGTCTTTTCCCGAACGCTGTTTGGCAGTCGGGCGGCACTGCAAGTGGTGGTGCTGGCGACCGTGCTGAGTATGGTGGTGGGTGTGCCCTTGGGGATGGTGAGTGGCTACCTGGGGGGACGGGTGGATCGGGTGCTGCTGTTTTTAATGGATGCGATCTATACGTTGCCGGGATTGCTGTTGTCCGTCACGTTAGCGTTTGTAGTCGGGCGAGGAATTTTGAACGCGGCGATCGCCCTGAGCATTGCCTATGTGCCGCAGTACTACCGCGTCGTCCGAAACCATACGGTCAGCATCAAAACGGAACTCTTTATCGAAGCGGCGCAGGCGATGGGTGCGCCAACCTGGGTCGTTTTATCCCGCTACCTGTTTCTGAACGTGATCCAAAGTGTGCCCGTGCTGTTTACCCTCAACGCGGCAGACGCGGTGCTGATTTTGGGAGGATTAGGCTTCCTGGGTTTGGGATTGCCCGAACAAACCCCCGAATGGGGAGCGGATCTCCGGCAGGCGCTGGATGCCCTCCCGACAGGGATTTGGTGGACAGCGCTATTTCCCGGACTGGCAATGACGTTCCTGGTAGTGGGATTGTCGTTGGTGGGTGAAGGGTTGAATGAGTTTGTGAATCCGCTGTTGCGGCGGGAACAGGAAGGTTGA
- a CDS encoding DUF1824 family protein, which translates to MSSPSPLSLADAHQCLSQWDCLSPDPTPETYGQTREALRMVVAHSDYQILGICADSLSQGHRALMTYAQALGYTVDDSALPLDQEGAIALRSTYIKYNPTSGLLYASDYEGIHRGVLVACQSETTEGINEMYGHLPLDLFDGVTFA; encoded by the coding sequence ATGTCTAGCCCCAGCCCCTTATCTCTCGCGGATGCCCATCAATGTCTAAGCCAGTGGGATTGCCTCAGCCCAGACCCAACCCCTGAAACCTACGGCCAAACCCGGGAGGCATTACGGATGGTTGTAGCCCACTCGGACTATCAAATTTTGGGCATCTGTGCCGATTCGCTCAGTCAGGGTCATCGTGCCCTGATGACCTATGCCCAGGCACTTGGCTATACCGTTGATGATTCTGCGTTGCCGTTGGATCAGGAAGGGGCGATCGCCCTTCGCAGCACATATATCAAATACAATCCAACATCGGGGCTACTCTACGCTAGTGATTATGAAGGAATCCATCGAGGGGTGCTGGTGGCCTGCCAGTCAGAGACTACGGAAGGGATTAACGAGATGTACGGTCATTTGCCCCTTGATTTGTTCGATGGAGTGACCTTCGCCTAA